GCTGAAGGAGAAATTCCAAAACGTTATACTTATCCAATCAACGAGCAAACAGTAAACAATGCAAATTGGGCTGCTGCTTCTACTGCAATTGGAGGAAACAAACTTAAAGTTCACGTTTTCTGGGATAAATTCTAATTTATTCTGAAAAACAATATATCAAAACCGCTCTGTTAATTCAGGGCGGTTTTTTTATATAAACATATTACCTATATTTGTCCAATGGAAAAAGAACATCAAATATTTGGCATTAGAGCCATCATAGAGGCAATTCAAGCAGGAAAAGAAGTAGATAAAGTTTTCATACAGAAAGACATTTCTGGCGAACTTATGAAGGATTTAATGAAGGTAATGAAACGTGCAAACGTTAACTTCTCTTATGTACCTGTAGAAAAACTAAACCGCCTTACTCCAAATAATCACCAAGGTGCAGTAGCAACCATCTCCCCTATCGGTTTTATTGATTTAGAACATTTAGTTGAGTCTACAATTGAATCAGGTCAAAAACCTCTTTTTCTAATATTAGATCAGGTATCAGACGCTAGAAATTTTGGTGCTATTATTAGAACTGCTGAATGTACTGGTGTAAATGGAATCATTATACAAAAAGCAGGTTCGGCACCCGTTAATGGAGATACGGTTAAGACTTCTGCTGGAGCTGTATTCAATGTACCTATTTGCAAAGTTGAACATATAAAAGATGCTATTTTTTATTTGCAAGGTTCTGGTATAAAAACAGTTGCTGCAACTGAAAAAACAGATCAAAACATATACGACATATCACTATCAGAACCATTGGCTATTATTATGGGATCTGAAGATCGAGGAATAAATCCTTCTGTTTTAAAAATAGTAGACGAAAAAGCCAAATTACCAATGTTTGGCACAATTGGCTCATTAAACGTATCTGTTGCCTGTGGTGCTTTTCTATACGAAGCTGTTCGACAAAGAACCTAAAAACACATTGAGAGATTATGATGCGAATGAAATAATTAAATACCTTTAATTAATGCTTTCAAAATCTAATTCAAAATCAAAAGTTACAATATTCCGCTGCCTGTTTGTAATTTTACTAATTACAAACAGCTACGGACAAAATACTACGTATAATCAATTTTGGAATGAAATCCAATTCAACCAAACTTTAAGCAAAAAATGGGCAACAGAAATAGATGTTGCCGCTGCTTATAGCAGTAAAGAATCATCTCCAAATTTATTTGATAACACTATTCAAAGATCCATTAGAGGTTGGGGACATTATTACTTTTCTCCCAGATGGAAGTTCTCTGCTTTCATCGCTTATTTCAACAATAGAGATGTTCCAGAAATTGGTCAATTTGAATCTCCCGAAACACGCTTTGCTCTTCAAGGAATTTATTACTTTCATAAAAAGGGATATACTTTAAGCACAAGAATGCGTACTGAATTCCGTCATATGAGAAATGAGGATGATGATTATGAAAATGTTCTTCGATATAGACAGCAAATTAAATATATACAACCAATCAATAGTAAAATATTAAGAAGCGGTGTTGTATATGCGATTGCGTCAGATGAGCTTTATTTCAAATCTGGAGCAAAAGTTACTGGTGAAAGTTTTTTTGATCGGAATCGTTTAAATATTGGAGCCGGATATTTATTTTCGGATGATTTTCAGGTGGAACTAACCTATTGCAACGAATATCTTCCACGAAACAAAGGTAATCAGACAACAAACGCTGCATCGCTTACTATAACTTTCAATAATCTTATTCGAAATCTTAAAAAGAAAATCGAAGCCAAAAAGCATCCTGAAATAAAGGATGAAGAATAATTAGTTTTCTTCTTTCTTTAAAAAACATTTAAGCTGTTCGATGATAGCGTCTTTGTGAAGCTTAAAGTTATAGCTTCTCACAAATTCAGTTCCTTGCATATTGATTTCAGCAGTAATAGCTTCGTAATTAGAAAACGCTTCAAGATCTTTATTGTCTATCAAATAGAGAACTTGCATTATAGAATCGTTACGTCGATATTGTGTATCGTAATGCGCTAAATTATATGTTTTGTTATCCGCCAGATGAATTATTAAATCATCCTTGATCTTTTTTCCAACTTTCTTTTCTGGAAACGGTGTCGGTTGCAGGGCAACAAAATAATTTTCTTTATCTGTAACAATATTAATTTTCAAGGATTTTGATTTCGTAGTATAAAAAACTGCTGGCTCAAAATAGTAAATCATACTTCCATCTGCCTGTACCCTATTTTTTATCTCGCATTGAGCAATTCCTTTCCCAGTAAAAACAAAACTAAAAAACAAAAGTAGAAATTTCATTTTCATAGCGCTCAAAATTAAATTGTTACACTAACAAATTTACTTTTTTTATTTCAAAGAAAATTATTCATCGGTTTCTTCTTGATCTCTTTTTTTAACTACAATATAATTTACTGGATGACTAGATGAAAAATAATCTATCTGATCCTGTTCTTCCTCATGGGAAAAAGTAACGAAATTTCCATTTTCATCAAAATGCTTCATAAAAGGATCGCTGCCCGGATCAAAATCTGGACGCTGCCAATCGTAAACAATTGGCTTTGCATATTCGGGTGCTTTATAAAATAAGGTCAAAACAAAACCGGTAATAAGTCCAGCCAAATGCCCTTCCCAAGAAATAGATTGATCAACATCTGGAAAAACATACCATATCATTCCGCCATAAAGTAAAATCACGGTTAAGGATAATGCCACCAATCTATAATATTTAGTCTGAATACCCTTAAAGAAAATAAAACTAACTAAAACATAAATTAATCCGCTGGCGCCGATATGAAAATTTTCTCTTCCAACAACCCAAGTAATTAATCCCGAAAAGAGAATCCCGTAGCTTATAACACCTAATGTTTGTTTTGGATAAAAAAACTGCATCGCCGCCAATAGTATTACAAGCGGAATACTATTATTATACAAATGATCTAAATTTTCATGAATGAACGGACTAAATAAAATACCTCGAATTCCAATAAAATCCCGAGGATAAATTCCGTATCGATAAAAATCAAAATCAAAACGGATCTGAAGCCAATATACTATCCATAAAAAAAGGACAAAAAACATCGGAAGTCCAATAACCGAATTTGAAAACTTAAAATTAGTATCGTTCATATATTCATAAAATAACAATTAACAGGACTCAAAAAACTATCCAAAAATATTTTACTGATATTTTGTCATATCAAAATTTAAAATTGTCTCAAATCAGAACAATCGTTCTCTCTGCAAACTGTTTTAACTTTTGAATGAATGAAATTTAAATCTTAAAATAGTAATTTTGTAATATGGAAGCACCTTTAGCAGAGCGTATTCGTCCGCAGAAATTAGAAGATTATATAAGCCAACACCATTTGGTTGGACCAACTGGTTCCTTAACACAGCAAATTTCAAAAGGAATTATTCCTTCATTGATTTTTTGGGGACCACCTGGTACGGGAAAAACAACATTGGCCCAAATCATTGCTCAGGAATCCAAAAGACCTTTTTATATTTTAAGCGCTATAAATTCTGGCGTAAAAGATATTCGTGATGTTATAGAAAAGGCAAAACAAAGTGGAGGACTTTTTACTGCTAAAAACCCTATTCTGTTTATCGATGAGATTCATCGATTTAGTAAGTCACAGCAAGATTCACTTTTGGCTGCTGTAGAAAAAGGCTGGATAACTTTGGTCGGTGCGACAACCGAAAATCCAAGTTTTGAAGTCATTCCTGCATTATTGTCACGTTGCCAGGTTTATATACTAAATGCATTTACAAAAGCAGATCTAGAAGCTCTTTTGCAACGTGCAATGAAAACCGATGCCTATTTACTAACAAAAAAAATAAATCTAAAAGAAACAGAAGCTTTATTGCGTATCTCTGGCGGTGACGGAAGAAAACTCCTAAATGTATTTGAACTTGTCGTTAATGCTTCAGCTGGTGATGAAATTACCATTACCAATGACCGTGTTTTTGAACTTGTACAACAAAACACCGTTCTTTATGACAAAACGGGCGAACAGCACTACGATATTGTTTCTGCGTTTATTAAATCTATTCGCGGTAGCGACCCTAACGGAGCCGTTTATTGGTTGGCAAGAATGATCGAAGGCGGAGAAGAGGTTAAATTTATTGCCAGAAGAATGCTTATTTTGGCAAGTGAAGATATTGGCAATGCTAACCCAACCGCTCTTATAATGGCTAATAATACTTTTCAAGCTGTTACAACAATTGGATATCCGGAAAGCCGAATCATTTTAAGCCAATGTGCAATTTATTTGGCCACTTCGCCAAAAAGCAACGCTTCTTATATGGCAATTGGCAACGCACAACAACTGGTTAAACAAACTGGCGATTTGCCTGTTCCTATTCATTTGCGAAATGCTCCTACTAAACTGATGAAGGAATTAGGATACGGAGATGAATACAAGTATTCGCACGATTATGCAAATAATTTTGCCGAACAAGAATTCCTTCCAGATGCCATAAAAGAAACGGTTCTTTATAATCCCGGAAACAATTCTAGAGAGAACAGCACCCGCGAATTTTTAAAGAACCGCTGGAAAGATAAATACGGTTATTAAACCGTATTTTGTATTTAGAATTTAACTACAATTTTTTCTGAAACTAATTTATCATTTTGATAAGATTCAAAGTACCACTGTCCATCTTCTTTTAAGATTAACGAACCTTGAACATTATCTTTTATAGCGATATAAACATTTGGTTGAGAAGTTTTAAGAAGCTTCATAACTACCTTTGGTGTTTTATCAATCAATTGGTAACCAGATTCTGTTGGTTGAGCATATAACAAATTTGGATCTTTCAAATCTGGCGAAGATGCAGTAGCAACTGGAGTTGCAACTACTGTTGTTGCCACAGCAGCTTTTACAGGAGCAGACGTTTTTGCAGTCGCAACCGAATTTCCGCTATACTTATAACGTAAAGCATAAACTGACTTAAAGGCATTGTCTAATGCTTCTTTATAAGCCACTTCATATTCTTTCTCTCTACTTTTTCCTGCTTCTGAAGTAAAAACTACTTGTCCAAAACAATCTTTAAATTGTATAATAAGTTTTGTTACCAAGAAAGCATTATCTCTTACTACGTCCATATATAAAACCTGGCAACGGTCTGTATATCCCTCAGGAAGTTGTTCATTTGAATAAAAAGCTTCTAAACCCGCTTTAGTCAAATTTTGTTTACTTAAAGTTGCCAAACGATATTGATTATCTGTCTTCATAAACTCATATTTCAGAGGAATAATTACAGCTTTGTAATCATTAATAGACTGTGCAAATCCAACAACTGAACATAAAATTGCAGTAAGTAAAATTTTAATTCTCATCATTATAAATATTTTTTTAGTTCTAATAAATGGTTAATTTGTTTATAATTTTCGGAAACGTCCACTCGTTTTTCATTAAAGAAAATAGCATCTATGCCAGCATTTAAAGCTCCGTTTACATCAGCTTCAAAATCATCTCCGATCATGATACTGCTTTCTTTTGATGTATTGGCTAATTTTAATGCATAGTCAAATATAATACTATTTGGCTTTTTAACTCCAGCTAATTCCGAATTTGTAATTGTGCTGAAATATCCCCCAAGTGAAGCATTATTGATTTTCTTTTCCTGAACATGAGCAAATCCGTTTGTTATAATATGAAGCTTATACTTAGGCTTTAAATATTCCAAAACTTCAATTGCTCCATCAAAAAGATAATTGTTGTCGGTAAGAAACTCGATATAGTCGTTGGCAATTTCTAAAATATTCTCTTCTGAAATTACATAATTCAAAGCGTCGAATGAAAACTTCAAACGATTATAGCGCAACTCCTGATGTGTAATTTTATCATTCTGATACAATCTCCAACATTCTTGATTGATCGGAATATATTGTTTAATAAAATCTTGAGTAACGATTTCTTGATACTTAGTTTTGAAAATTCGATCAAAAGCCATTTCTGAGTTTTTATCAAAATCCCAAAGCGTGTGATCTAAATCGAAAAAGATGTCGGTAATATTGGTGTTCATGTATTAAAAAATTCCTTCATCTACAAAACTATAATATTTTGATTCAGTTATAATCACATGATCTAAAACTTTAACATCTAAGATATCTCCTGCAGTTTTTATTTTCTTAGTAATTTGCTTATCGGCATTACTTGGATCTAAACCTCCGGAGGGATGATTATGACACAAAATCAAGGCCGTAGCTCCATTTTCTAACGCTAATTTAAAAACCAATCGTATATCTACAACAGTTCCAGCAATGCCTCCTTTACTTAATTGCGATTTAGAAATCACTTTATTTGAATTATTAAGAAAAAGTACCCAAAACTCTTCATGAGGAAGTTCACCGATAATGGGTTGCATGATATCGAAAACAGCCTTACTTGAAGTTATTTTTTTAAGTTTTATTATATCTTCCGCTCTTTGCCTTCTGCCTAATTCCAAAGCTGCTACGATCGAAACAGCTTTTGCTTCACCTATGCCTTTAAATTGCATTAGCAGAGAAATAGTCATTTTTCCTAAGGCATTTAGATTTTTTGAAGATGCTAAAATCCTTTGACTTAACGCAACAGCAGATTCATTGCGGCTACCAGAACCAATCAAGATGGCCAATAATTCAGCGTCACTTAAAGCATCTTTTCCCTTGAGAATTAATTTTTCGCGAGGTTTGTCATCATCTGACCAATTTTTTATAGCGAAATGCCCTCCTTCCATAATATAAATTTTGAAAGGCGAAGATATTAAAAAGAAGAAAAATCTTTCAAAAATTAAATCGATTTTTAAAAAAAGCCGACTGTATAAACAGTCGGCAAATTATATAATTGGCTAATAATCAAATTTTCTAATTAATCAACCCTTTTACTTCGTCAAAATTTAAACCTCCATAGTTTCCTGAACTCATCAATAAAAGTGCAGAATTATCTAAATTTAAGTTGAATAAGTATTCTTTAAATTCAGCTGGATTGGTATAAATAATTAAATCTTTTCTATTGAATGCTGTAGCAATCTGTTCATATGTTACTTCCTCTAATTGTTTAATTTTCACCGCATCTGGAGAATAGAAAACTACTGCAACATCGGCATATTCCAAAGCACCTTCATACTCTTTTAAAAACTCCGCATTTAAACTGCTGTAAGTATGTAATTCTAAACAAGCCACCAAAGTTCTATTTGGGTATTGCTCTTTTACAGCTTTTGTTGTTGCTGCTACTTTACTAGGCGAATGCGCAAAATCTTTATAAGCTACTTTTCCTTTTCCTTCCGCAATTTTCTCCAAACGTTTAGACGCACCTTTAAAACTTGCAATTGCTTCGTAAAAATCGGCTTCGTCTACGCCCATATTTTGACAGATCCATTTTGCTCCAGCCAAATTATTTAAGTTATGCGCTCCAAAAACTTCAATTGGCATATCACCTTCTGGGGTTTTCAATAAAGTTACACCGTCACTCACAGAATATTCTGGAGTTGAATACGCAATTTTTCTAATCGGATTTGTGGCAGCTTCTGAAACAAGTTTTACTTCTGGATCATTTTCGTTATAAACCAAAATTCCTCCGTTTGTAATTTTTTCGATGAAAATCTCAAACTGTTCAACGTAGTTTTCATACGTTGGAAAAACATTAATATGATCCCAAGCAATTCCAGAAATCAAAGCAATGTTTGGCTGATATAAATGAAATTTAGGACGTTTGTCAATTGGAGAAGATAAATACTCATCACCTTCCAAAACCATAAAATCATTTTCTTCAGTTAGATGCACCATTGTATCAAAACCTTCCAACTGTGCTCCAACCATATAATCGACAGCAATATTATGATAATGCATTACATGCAAAATCATAGAAGTAATCGTTGTTTTTCCGTGAGAACCACCAATTACGACACGAGTTTTATTTTTAGATTGTTCGTATAAAAATTCTGGATACGAATAGATTTTCAAACCTAATTCCTGCGCTTTTAATAATTCAGGATTATTTGCTTTTGCATGCATTCCTAAAATAATCGCATCAATATCTGAAGTGATTTTTTCTGGAAACCAACCCATTTCTGCAGGAAGAATTCCTTTTTTCTCTAATCTTGATTTTGAAGGTTCAAAAATAGCATCATCACTTCCTGTAACCTGATATCCTTTATTATGTAATGCTAATGCAAGGTTGTGCATAGCGCTTCCGCCAATGGCGATGAAATGTGTTTTCATTTAAAATGTTTAATCGTTAAACTGTTTAATCGGTTAATCGAAATGGCAAATAACTTATTAAACTCAATAATTATTCTTCAAAAATAAGGAATTATAGATTCTATCATTTGGTTTTAAAGATAAATTGTTAATTTGTACGAAATTTATTTTAAAAAAACAGCAGCACTCCCAACCTTCTTTAAAAACAGAGCATCTTTAGATTAAAACTATCTTATGAAAAATATATTATTTGTATTCTTATTGGTTTCTACAACCCTTCTTGGTCAGCAAAATGATAAAAAATGGAATAATGTTATTGCATTGGAAAACGAAGGAAAAATAAAATCTGCAAACGAAATCGTTGCTAAAATTTACAGAAAAACAATAAATCAGAAAGACGAAGTTGAGATGATAAGATGTTTTTTCTATGAATCTAAATATCTACAGGTTTTTGATCAAAATGCACAGACTAAAATTTTAAATAATCTCAAAACAGATATTAATCGTGTTTCTATTCCCTCGAAAGCCATTTTGAATTTGGTTTATGCTAAATGTTTAACCGATTATTACACTATCAACCGATATCAAATTGACAGAAGAACAAACACAACCATTTCAGATAATGACTTCTTAACTTGGACTGAAAACAATTTCACTTCACAAATCAATCTTGCTTTAAAAAACGCATTGGAAAATGAGGCTGTTTTAAAAACCACTCCTTTAACAAAATATGAAGCTATATTTGATTATCCTACGATAGAAAAATTCAAAACTCTTAATTTACTAGATTATGTAATTTCAGAAAACATTACAATTCAGTCACAAAAAATTCGTTCTTGGGAAATTAAAAAAGATGATTTTTTTGCTTTTAAAAAAGATCTTTTAGGAAATTCAAATGATTTTCTAAAACTAAATTTTGATTCTGTTTCTAACGAAAATCTTAAGGTGATTTTGAAACTTTATCAAAAACAAGAAATTAATAATCCTTCAGCAGATAACATCTGGCAAAGGATTCAATTCAGCAAAAATTATATTGTTGATATTGATGCAGATTATGTAAAAACTTTGACAGCACTTCAAAAACAAACAAATGACATAAGTCTTATTCAAAATATTCAACTCGAAAAAGCTTATTATTTATCTAAACACGCTTCAAAATATAATTATCCAGATTATAATATCAAAGCAATTGCTACTTTAGATAGTATCCTTAAAACAGAAAACAAATCCAATGCTTACAAACTGGCGCTTAAGAAGAAAGAAGATATTTTACGCAAATTTATAAATGTACAGCTTCAAAAATTCGTTTACAATAATGAAAATATGAGAGGTTTAATTCAATATCAAAATATTGAAAATCTTAAAATTTCATTCTTTAAAATCAATCAGGCACAAATTAATTTGGTTAAAGATTATCCGAAAGATACCATAATTGAAAATATAGTCAAAAAAATAAAACCCACAACTTCGCAAACCTATACACTTATAAATAAAAAAGATTACTATGAATATTCGACAGAAGTTTTGCTTCCGAAATTAGAAACAGGTTCTTATTTGGTATATTTTGAAAGTAATTCTGACGTAAAAGGCAAAAAAGCGACTGCTTTTGAAACTATAACTGTTTCTCAATTTATTGTTTTGTGTTCAAAAAACGAAAAGTTCGAAAATTATCAGGTTTTAGATCGAAAGACTGGAAAACCTTTAGAAAATGTAATAGTAAAAACTCCATTTTTTTCAGTGAAAACCAATAAAAATGGAAATGCTGAGTTGGATAAAGTAAAAGAAGGCCAAAATAAACTCATCTCTTTCTACACTGCAAATGACACACTTTCGTTAGATAAAAATTATATTTATTATAACGCCGAATATCTGGATAATGAAAATCCAAAAATTAGCGCTACAGTACAATTCTATCTTGACCGAGCTATTTATCGTCCGGGGCAAACAGTATATTATAAAGGAATTGCTGTACAGAGATTAAAAGGCAAAGTTTCTGTAGTTCCATACACCTCATTTAAAATTACTGTTGAAGATTCTAATCGAAATGATTTTAAAGAATTTGACGTCACTACAAATGAATTTGGATCTTTTTCTGGAGAATTTATTTTACCAAAAACAGGACTTACTGGTACTTTTACCATTAAAGCAGATGAACCAGATGAATATGAAAAAGACAAAGCTTATGATAAAACTAAAGAGAAACATCCATTTTGGGACAATGTTAACTTGTCTTACTCAGATTTACTTTTTAAAGTTGAAGAATATAAACGTCCGAAATTTGAAGTCAATTTTGAACCTAAAAAAGAGAGTTTCGAGCTTAACAAACTGGTAAAAGTAAACGGAACAGCAAAAGCTTTTGCAGGAAGCACTATTTCTGATTCGAAAGTAACTTATAGTGTTATCAGAAGTATAAATTATTTTAGAAATTACTATTCGCAAGAATCTATTAAAGTACTAAAAACAGGAGAAACGAAAACGGATGCATCAGGAAAATTTACGATTGATTTTACAGCACTTCCTTCGGAAAATGCTATAAAAGAAAAACTTCCAGTTTTTTCATATTTGATAAAAGTTTCTGTAACCGATATTAATGGCGAGACGCACGATGCTCAAACTACTATAAATGTGGGGTATCATGATTTAGAACTTAGTACTGCTGTTAAAGACGTACTATTAACCAAAAACAAAAATGATATCAAACTTTCGAGTACTAATTTAAATGGCGAATCGAAATCGGTTAAAGGAGAAATAAAGATTTATTTTCTTAATCCGATCTCTAAAAAATTCAAAACACGAGTTTTTTCTGAGCCCGATATAGAAGGGTTTTCAGATAAAGAATTTGAAAAACTGTTTCCTTACGAATCCAACGTAAAATTAAAAGATAAAACACCAGAAACTTTAGTATTTTCTAAAGAGATCAACACACAAACCGACAAAGAACTTCCTTTAGATTTTATTTCTAATTACCAATCTGGAAACTATAAAGTTGTCTTTTCAGCTCAAGATAGCTTTGGAAATTTAATTAAACACAGTTCAACTTTTAAAATTAAACAAAGCAAAGATAAATTTGATACAAGCAGGCTATTTACTGTTGCTCAAATAAATTCTGATGCCAGAAAAGATGGCTTTGCATTAATAAAATTAGTTTCCGTCATACCAGATTTATATGTTATAGGTATTGCTAATTTTGAAGGCAATATCTTTTCAGAAGAAACGTATCACATTGTAAATCATGAAACGGTAATTAAAATTCCAATTAAAAAAGAGTTCAAAGACATTGTTACAATTAATTTTGAAAGTGTTTTTGAAAATGAAAAATTTGATAGTAGCATTTCTGTGATCTTGAAATTAGAAAAACCAGAGTTAAAATTTGATGTAGGCACCTTTAGAAGTAAGTTACAACCAGGAAGCACCGAAAATTGGTCTTTTAAACTTACAGCAACAGCAACAAAAAAAGAAGCTGAAGTTTTGGCATCTATGTATGACACTTCTTTGGATCAATTTGCGACAAAAAATTGGGAAAAGTGGAATAGTGGAAGTATCGTACGTGGCACATCTAAATCCGTCTTAGGAAGTGAAAAAACGAGTACAATTCTCTCTAATTTAAATAGTGCATCTAAAAAAATAGAACTTAAAAATGAAAGCACCAAATTAATCTGGTTCGGATTTGACTTTAACAACACAAATTATAATACACTTTATCTTCAAAGAGAATATCAAAGACAATTAACAAAAAAAGTTAAAAAACCTTTAAACGCTAAATTGATTTCTGGTATTGTAACAGATTTGGCAAACATTCCAACTCCCGGTGTCAGCGTTAATGTTAAAGATACACAACGAACTACAGTAACCGATTTTGATGGATACTATGAAATTGAAGCGAAAGAAAATGAAGAACTTGTGTTCTCCTTAATTGGGTTTAAAAGCCAGTCTATAAAAGTTGCTCAAGACAAAACAATCAATTTCACACTAAAAGAAGAATCAAATAATTTACAAGAAGTTGTTGTTACTGCTAATGGCATAAAAAAAGAAAAAAAATCACTTGCTTATGCAACAACGCAAGTTACATCCCAATCTGAACTTGTTCAAGAAGACAATACGGTTTATAATACTGCCGGAAGTATAGAGACATTTGATGGCAAAGTTGCCGGTATAAGTGTAAGCGACTATAAAGTTATGATTAAAGGGAACGGTTCGATATCAGGCACAAATCCTCGAATGTATGTAGTTGACGGAATAATAGTAGCCAATGTAGAAAATGTAGACCCAAAAGATATTTTAGCAATCGATGTTTTAAAAAACGAAAAAGCAACTGCCCTCTACGGAAGCAAAGCGGCAAATGGAGTAATTATAATTACAACAAAGAAAGCACTAGAAGAATTAACCCAAGTAAAAGCGAGAAAAAATCTTTCTGAAACGGCATTCTTTTTTCCAAATTTAAAAACGGATTCTAAAGGAAAAGTAAGTTTCAATTTCACATCACCAGAAGCTTTAACGGCTTGGAAACTTCGCTTGTTAGCTCACAATAAAGATGCAGTTTCTGGTTATTTGGAGAAAAGTGTTATTACTCAAAAAGAATTAATGG
The Flavobacterium humidisoli DNA segment above includes these coding regions:
- a CDS encoding carboxypeptidase-like regulatory domain-containing protein, translated to MKNILFVFLLVSTTLLGQQNDKKWNNVIALENEGKIKSANEIVAKIYRKTINQKDEVEMIRCFFYESKYLQVFDQNAQTKILNNLKTDINRVSIPSKAILNLVYAKCLTDYYTINRYQIDRRTNTTISDNDFLTWTENNFTSQINLALKNALENEAVLKTTPLTKYEAIFDYPTIEKFKTLNLLDYVISENITIQSQKIRSWEIKKDDFFAFKKDLLGNSNDFLKLNFDSVSNENLKVILKLYQKQEINNPSADNIWQRIQFSKNYIVDIDADYVKTLTALQKQTNDISLIQNIQLEKAYYLSKHASKYNYPDYNIKAIATLDSILKTENKSNAYKLALKKKEDILRKFINVQLQKFVYNNENMRGLIQYQNIENLKISFFKINQAQINLVKDYPKDTIIENIVKKIKPTTSQTYTLINKKDYYEYSTEVLLPKLETGSYLVYFESNSDVKGKKATAFETITVSQFIVLCSKNEKFENYQVLDRKTGKPLENVIVKTPFFSVKTNKNGNAELDKVKEGQNKLISFYTANDTLSLDKNYIYYNAEYLDNENPKISATVQFYLDRAIYRPGQTVYYKGIAVQRLKGKVSVVPYTSFKITVEDSNRNDFKEFDVTTNEFGSFSGEFILPKTGLTGTFTIKADEPDEYEKDKAYDKTKEKHPFWDNVNLSYSDLLFKVEEYKRPKFEVNFEPKKESFELNKLVKVNGTAKAFAGSTISDSKVTYSVIRSINYFRNYYSQESIKVLKTGETKTDASGKFTIDFTALPSENAIKEKLPVFSYLIKVSVTDINGETHDAQTTINVGYHDLELSTAVKDVLLTKNKNDIKLSSTNLNGESKSVKGEIKIYFLNPISKKFKTRVFSEPDIEGFSDKEFEKLFPYESNVKLKDKTPETLVFSKEINTQTDKELPLDFISNYQSGNYKVVFSAQDSFGNLIKHSSTFKIKQSKDKFDTSRLFTVAQINSDARKDGFALIKLVSVIPDLYVIGIANFEGNIFSEETYHIVNHETVIKIPIKKEFKDIVTINFESVFENEKFDSSISVILKLEKPELKFDVGTFRSKLQPGSTENWSFKLTATATKKEAEVLASMYDTSLDQFATKNWEKWNSGSIVRGTSKSVLGSEKTSTILSNLNSASKKIELKNESTKLIWFGFDFNNTNYNTLYLQREYQRQLTKKVKKPLNAKLISGIVTDLANIPTPGVSVNVKDTQRTTVTDFDGYYEIEAKENEELVFSLIGFKSQSIKVAQDKTINFTLKEESNNLQEVVVTANGIKKEKKSLAYATTQVTSQSELVQEDNTVYNTAGSIETFDGKVAGISVSDYKVMIKGNGSISGTNPRMYVVDGIIVANVENVDPKDILAIDVLKNEKATALYGSKAANGVIIITTKKALEELTQVKARKNLSETAFFFPNLKTDSKGKVSFNFTSPEALTAWKLRLLAHNKDAVSGYLEKSVITQKELMVLPNFPRFFREKDTIVISAKISNVTAEAKTGIASLQFFDAVTMQPIDAKMLNAKNIKNFTIPAYGNTTTNWTITIPEGLQGIQYKIVAKAGNFSDGEENILPVLTNNILVTENIPIWVRENSTKEYTFENLKNNNSTTLKSHQFTLEYTSNPTWIAVQSLPYLMEYEHDCAEQTFARYYANALASEIISSNPKIAAVFENWKKSGKPISKLEENEELKALILAETPWLNDAQSEDEKKKNMALLFDLEKMKTSQETTFDKLKQKQKPSGAFGWFDGSDESEYITRHILAGLGHLKKLSKNNVSKIDEIAKTGIPFLDEKFLDYHKTRTKNLKATDKLIWINPYSDLHYLYTRSFYLEKYPFSDTLKKATKVYLETAKKDWLNYSIYEKGLAALTLNRFGEKESAKKIIENLKETSSNNEDWGMYWIANKSGWYWYQAPIETQALLIEAFAEITNDTKSVDAMKVWLLKNKQTKNWPTTKSTTEAIYALLIQGTDWLSVKDNTVIKLGDEKIITKKLAENEKEAETGYIKLNWQANEVKKEMTTIKIQNKSNVPAFGGAYWQYFEDLDKIKNNTGAVLSVSKELYLKKSTLKGDELQRITTKNPLKIGDLVTVRLVITSKEDTEYIHLKDMRASCFEPVNVLSQYQYKERLGYYMSTKDAATHFFFDQITKGTYVLEYDIRVNNSGEFSNGITTIQSMYVPEFASHTKGIRVKVN